The following proteins come from a genomic window of Populus nigra chromosome 6, ddPopNigr1.1, whole genome shotgun sequence:
- the LOC133697518 gene encoding trans-Golgi network-localized SYP41-interacting protein 1 isoform X2 → MSESKEQNGVTAAEDEESNGVDAAHTNQEGGEMRHVESKEDMFEDATDDIEENQFQEIVDDATQLQEHGASSPSIDELKAILDKTLQEKQTLSTELKEERESIAREVSILCHELKGLADKQSLSADYGNQEGMVAGNDTSLLREMLSECSQFVKVALDERLRTEVVIRELNQQIEDLTVKAQAEEGVEVVADRLLASLGVVVNPGELLDYSVMGKLAHVERSGSLLVEHYSWMLYEIDQLRACLTEGGFNFEGQESFGPALVFAAARGELVELKRKEVEMVEKLGHLEDESRKLVEQAEKEKMTAEAANVELGRMKVELEQEKNRFANTKDKLSMAVTKGKALVQQRDSLKHALAEKTSELDKCLAELQEKSNAIETAELCKGELVKCENLVASLQETLAQRNAVSESLEVVFSQIDVHEGLQTMDVVEKLKWLANEVTSLQGMLSEKNAIFENFEEILSHNNVPKEETDLIEKLRWHVNLTSSLEETLSQRNKIIDYLEESFSQISVPVELQSVDTVEKLKWLVEERNALKDNLLEFHKLKDALSLIDLPETASSSDLKTRIGWLKESVNQSKGEINELREELARTKTSAQNEIDQLSALLSAELQEKEYIKMELDVLERNFEEVRQASSEKHQMVQMLLERSGITTDSLEPNQTYSDLPMLIDRCFGKIKEENNFSSDTSAVAEVFESMQSLLYVRDQELMLCEKLLEEDMLVRSEVINLSGELKVASLGLSALKEEKDTLQKDLERTEEKSALLREKLSLAVKKGKGLVQDRENLKLVVEEKKSEVENFKLELQKQESMVTDCRDEINRLSADLEQIPKLEADLVAAKDQRNQLEQFLLESNNMLQRVIESIDGIVLPVASDFEEPVQKVNWLAGYLNECQQAKIHMEQDLEKVKEETNFLASELADAQRAMKSLEDALSAAENQISQLSEEKGEMEVAKRTVELDLQKAIDETTSQTSKFTEACATIKSLEDSLSLAENNISMITKEREEVQLSRASTEAELEKLREDITIQTSKLTETFRTVKALEDALSQAETNVSSLTEQNNRFQDDRSNLESELKKLTEEADSQTGKLTSALSTIKSLEDALSKASNDIAVLEDEKKISQQKISMLNSKLNTCMDELAGTSGSLESRSVELMHLLGDLQIIMKNESLLSMVRQHFEKQFESLKNIDLILNDITVHFVDTDLEALKSYYVMEEDSCVTKPFPYDLGNRVNSGIVNGQVNAVDVDNIPLYFKETVEEFQLRNKNLAENFEGFSIFTNEFIEALLRKLRISRDAVSSVFENMGSLKEKMKNLELLKEEHEKTIATLEQDLKILLSACTNATRELQFEVTNKLLELSSIPELEKLNSNPIQEASEAGAEDTEHQQRLDEREYAMIAEKLSLAATRAQNLAKLFESSSNVAAATIEDLQNKLVESTATSEKATEKCVILKNRVLEFETDVEALQNSCKELRLKIKDYQVMEEKLKEQEAELSALQEAEEPLMSASQWKTLFEKISRIEIPFEGSEVGGLEPHSSVDVKKLFYIVDSISELHNQLNTLSHDKEELQSMLSTRILEIENLKEETETQFRNRQDYEKMKNEMSELFFGLEKLIDIFGDHGFVGEQKSSGEQGLLPALEKQVMALLLEVDNSNSHAEELDIKLLGSQKIIDELSSKIKVLEDSLQSRTAKPEIVQERSIFEAPPPAVSEISEIEDAGPVGKNGISPVASSTASAAHVRTMRKGSTDHLALNVDLESGSLINHEETDEDKGHVFKSLNTSGLIPKQGKSAADRMDSIWVSGGRVLMSRPRARLGLIAYWLFLHIWLLGTIL, encoded by the exons atgtcAGAATCAAAGGAGCAAAATGGAGTGACAGCAGCAGAAGATGAAGAATCAAATGGAGTTGATGCTGCTCATACCAACCAG GAGGGAGGAGAGATGCGGCATGTTGAAAGCAAAGAAGACATGTTCGAAGATGCAACTGATGATATTGAAGAGAATCAGTTTCAAGAAATTGTCGATGATGCTACTCAACTACAAGAACATGGTGCTTCTTCTCCTTCTATTGATGAATTAAAAGCTATCCTTGACAAGACTCTTCAAGAAAAACAGACCCTCTCTACTGAATTAAag GAAGAAAGGGAAAGCATCGCGAGGGAAGTTTCTATTCTATGCCATGAGCTTAAGGGTTTGGCGGATAAACAGTCTTTGTCTGCTGATTATGGAAATCAGGAGGGAATGGTGGCCGGTAATGATACTTCCTTATTGCGTGAGATGTTAAGTGAGTGCTCTCAGTTTGTCAAGGTTGCATTGGATGAGCGCTTACGGACTGAGGTGGTGATAAGAGAGCTGAATCAACAGATCGAGGATCTTACAGTGAAGGCTCAGGCGGAAGAGGGTGTTGAGGTTGTTGCAGACAGGCTGTTGGCTTCACTTGGCGTGGTGGTTAATCCTGGAGAGTTGTTGGATTATTCAGTTATGGGGAAACTAGCTCATGTTGAGAGAAGTGGCTCTTTGTTAGTTGAGCATTATAGCTGGATGCTTTATGAAATCGATCAGCTTAGGGCGTGTTTAACTGAGGGAGGGTTTAATTTTGAGGGGCAGGAGTCGTTTGGGCCTGCATTGGTTTTTGCTGCTGCCCGTGGTGAGTTGGTGGAGCTCAAGAGAAAGGAAGTAGAGATGGTGGAAAAACTAGGCCATTTAGAGGATGAAAGTAGGAAATTGGTTGAACAGGCTGAGAAGGAAAAAATGACGGCAGAGGCAGCAAATGTAGAACTTGGAAGAATGAAGGTTGAACTTGAGCAGGAAAAGAACAGGTTTGCAAATACAAAGGATAAGCTTAGCATGGCCGTGACCAAGGGGAAGGCATTGGTTCAGCAACGGGATTCACTAAAGCATGCTCTGGCTGAGAAAACAAGTGAGCTTGACAAATGTCTGGCTGAATTGCAAGAGAAATCAAATGCCATTGAGACCGCAGAGCTATGCAAGGGCGAGTTGGTCAAATGTGAGAACTTGGTGGCATCATTGCAGGAAACGCTTGCACAAAGAAATGCAGTTTCTGAAAGCTTGGAAGTAGTTTTTTCTCAGATTGATGTACATGAGGGACTTCAAACCATGGATGTTGTAGAGAAATTGAAATGGTTAGCAAATGAGGTTACATCACTGCAGGGAATGCTTTCGGAAAAGAATGCAAtttttgagaactttgaagaAATTCTGTCGCACAATAATGTTCCCAAGGAGGAAACAGATCTTATTGAGAAGTTGAGATGGCATGTGAATTTGACTTCGTCACTCGAGGAAACTCTTTCACAAAGGAATAAAATTATTGACTATCTTGAAGAAAGTTTTTCTCAGATAAGTGTGCCTGTGGAACTTCAGTCAGTGGATACTGTTGAAAAGTTGAAATGGCTTGTCGAGGAGAGAAATGCACTTAAGGATAATTTGCTGGAATTCCACAAATTGAAAGATGCCTTATCTTTAATTGACCTACCTGAAACTGCTTCATCCTCTGACTTGAAAACTCGAATAGGTTGGCTCAAGGAATCAGTTAACCAATCAAAAGGTGAAATAAATGAGTTGCGGGAAGAACTTGCTAGAACAAAGACATCTGCACAAAATGAGATTGACCAGTTAAGTGCTTTGCTTTCAGCAGAGTtacaagaaaaggaatatattaaaatggagTTGGATGTCTTAGAACGCAACTTTGAAGAGGTCCGTCAAGCCTCATCCGAAAAGCATCAGATGGTGCAGATGTTGTTAGAGCGTTCTGGAATAACAACAGACAGTCTTGAACCCAATCAGACTTATTCTGATCTGCCCATGCTTATCGATAGATGCTTTGggaagataaaagaagaaaacaatttttcttcTGACACTTCTGCTGTTGCTGAAGTGTTCGAAAGTATGCAGAGTCTCTTGTATGTCAGGGATCAGGAGTTGATGCTTTGTGAGAAACTTCTTGAAGAAGACATGCTGGTGAGATCAGAGGTGATTAATCTGTCCGGTGAGCTAAAAGTGGCATCTCTAGGACTTTCTGCATTGAAGGAGGAAAAAGACACCCTGCAGAAAGATCTTGAGCGTACGGAGGAGAAATCTGCTTTACTGAGGGAGAAGTTGTCCTTGGCAGTTAAGAAAGGCAAGGGATTGGTTCAAGATAGAGAAAACCTGAAACTTGTCGTGGAAGAGAAGAAATCAGAAGTTGAGAATTTCAAACTCGAGTTACAGAAGCAAGAATCTATGGTTACTGACTGCAGGGATGAGATAAATAGATTGTCTGCTGATTTAGAGCAAATCCCAAAGTTGGAGGCTGATCTTGTTGCTGCCAAAGATCAACGTAATCAACTTGAGCAATTCTTATTGGAGAGCAATAACATGTTACAGAGAGTTATCGAATCCATTGATGGTATTGTTCTTCCTGTTGCATCTGATTTTGAAGAGCCTGTACAAAAGGTGAACTGGCTTGCAGGGTACTTGAATGAATGCCAGCAGGCTAAGATCCACATGGAGCAAGATTTGGAAAAAGTTAAGGAAGAAACTAATTTTCTGGCTAGTGAGTTAGCAGATGCCCAACGAGCAATGAAATCACTCGAAGATGCATTATCAGCTGCAGAGAACCAAATCTCTCAACTATCTGAAGAGAAAGGGGAAATGGAAGTTGCAAAAAGAACTGTTGAACTGGACCTACAAAAGGCAATAGATGAAACAACTAGTCAAACTAGCAAGTTTACTGAGGCTTGTGCTACTATAAAATCACTGGAAGATTCATTGTCACTAgcagaaaataatatttctatgaTCAccaaagagagagaagaggtcCAGCTGAGCAGAGCTTCTACCGAGGCTGAACTAGAGAAACTAAGAGAAGATATCACCATTCAAACTAGCAAACTTACTGAGACATTTAGAACTGTAAAGGCTCTTGAAGATGCACTGTCTCAGGCAGAGACCAATGTTTCTTCGCTGACTGAACAAAACAATCGTTTTCAGGATGACAGATCCAATTTGGAGAGCGAGCTAAAGAAGTTAACAGAAGAAGCTGATTCCCAGACTGGCAAACTGACATCTGCCTTGTCAACTATAAAATCACTGGAGGATGCATTGTCGAAGGCGTCAAATGATATTGCTGTGCTAGAAGATGAAAAGAAGATTTCCCAGCAGAAGATTTCTATGCTTAACTCTAAGTTGAACACATGCATGGATGAATTAGCTGGAACCAGCGGCAGCTTAGAAAGCAGGTCTGTGGAGCTCATGCATCTCCTTGGTGATCttcaaattattatgaaaaatgagAGTTTATTGTCCATGGTCAGACAACATTTTGAGAAGCAGTTTGAGAGcttgaaaaatattgatctcATTCTCAATGACATAACAGTACACTTCGTTGACACAGATCTGGAAGCACTGAAAAGTTACTATGTGATGGAg GAAGATTCGTGTGTGACAAAACCTTTTCCATATGACCTTGGCAATAGGGTGAACAGTGGAATTGTTAACGGTCAGGTGAATGCAGTGGATGTTGATAACATTCCCTTGTATTTTAAGGAGACTGTTGAAGAGTTTCAGTTGAGAAACAAAAATCTTGCAGAAAATTTTGAAGGTTTCTCAATTTTCACAAATGAATTTATTGAAGCACTATTGAGAAAATTAAGGATAAGCAGGGATGCTGTAAGTTCTGTTTTTGAAAACATGGGgtctttgaaagaaaaaatgaagaatttgGAACTGCTTAAAGAGGAACATGAGAAAACCATAGCCACATTAGAACAAGATCTTAAAATTTTGCTATCTGCTTGTACTAATGCCACTAGAGAACTGCAGTTTGAAGTTACGAACAAGCTACTGGAACTAAGCTCTATTCCTGAGCTTGAAAAGTTGAACAGTAATCCCATTCAAGAAGCAAGTGAAGCTGGTGCAGAGGACACAGAGCATCAGCAAAGGCTTGATGAAAGAGAATATGCTATGATAGCAGAGAAGTTGTCATTAGCTGCAACAAGAGCGCAAAATCTGGCTAAACTGTTTGAGAGTTCAAGTAATGTGGCAGCTGCAACAATAGAAGACTTGCAGAACAAATTGGTAGAAAGCACAGCAACTTCAGAAAAAGCCACAGAAAAATGTGTTATACTCAAAAATAGGGTTTTGGAGTTTGAGACTGATGTCGAAGCATTACAAAATTCATGCAAAGAGTTGAGACTCAAAATAAAAGACTATCAAGTTATGGAGGAAAAGTTGAAGGAACAGGAAGCTGAACTGTCAGCTTTACAAG AGGCCGAAGAACCTCTCATGTCAGCATCGCAATGGAAAACCCTTTTTGAGAAGATAAGTAGGATTGAAATTCCTTTTGAAGGTTCAGAAGTAGGAGGTTTGGAACCTCATAGTTCAGTTGATGTAAAGAAATTGTTTTACATTGTTGATAGCATAAGTGAGTTgcataatcaattaaatacatTATCTCATGACAAAGAAGAGCTACAATCAATGCTGTCAACAAGGATTCTTGAAATTGAGAATCTGAAAGAGGAAACTGAAACCCAATTTAGAAATAGGCAAGACTATGAAAAGATGAAGAATGAAATGTCTGAGCTATTCTTTGGTTTAGAGAAGCTTATTGATATATTTGGAGATCATGGATTTGTTGGGGAACAAAAATCCTCCGGTGAGCAGGGATTGCTGCCAGCATTGGAAAAACAGGTCATGGCCCTGCTCCTGGAAGTTGATAATTCAAATTCCCATGCTGAGGAACTCGATATAAAGTTACTTGGGAGCcagaaaattatagatgaattgtCATCTAAGATTAAAGTGCTTGAAGATTCACTTCAAAGTAGAACTGCTAAGCCAGAGATTGTTCAGGAAAGGAGCATCTTTGAGGCACCTCCACCTGCTGTCTCAGAAATATCTGAAATCGAAGATGCG
- the LOC133697518 gene encoding trans-Golgi network-localized SYP41-interacting protein 1 isoform X1, with product MSESKEQNGVTAAEDEESNGVDAAHTNQEGGEMRHVESKEDMFEDATDDIEENQFQEIVDDATQLQEHGASSPSIDELKAILDKTLQEKQTLSTELKEERESIAREVSILCHELKGLADKQSLSADYGNQEGMVAGNDTSLLREMLSECSQFVKVALDERLRTEVVIRELNQQIEDLTVKAQAEEGVEVVADRLLASLGVVVNPGELLDYSVMGKLAHVERSGSLLVEHYSWMLYEIDQLRACLTEGGFNFEGQESFGPALVFAAARGELVELKRKEVEMVEKLGHLEDESRKLVEQAEKEKMTAEAANVELGRMKVELEQEKNRFANTKDKLSMAVTKGKALVQQRDSLKHALAEKTSELDKCLAELQEKSNAIETAELCKGELVKCENLVASLQETLAQRNAVSESLEVVFSQIDVHEGLQTMDVVEKLKWLANEVTSLQGMLSEKNAIFENFEEILSHNNVPKEETDLIEKLRWHVNLTSSLEETLSQRNKIIDYLEESFSQISVPVELQSVDTVEKLKWLVEERNALKDNLLEFHKLKDALSLIDLPETASSSDLKTRIGWLKESVNQSKGEINELREELARTKTSAQNEIDQLSALLSAELQEKEYIKMELDVLERNFEEVRQASSEKHQMVQMLLERSGITTDSLEPNQTYSDLPMLIDRCFGKIKEENNFSSDTSAVAEVFESMQSLLYVRDQELMLCEKLLEEDMLVRSEVINLSGELKVASLGLSALKEEKDTLQKDLERTEEKSALLREKLSLAVKKGKGLVQDRENLKLVVEEKKSEVENFKLELQKQESMVTDCRDEINRLSADLEQIPKLEADLVAAKDQRNQLEQFLLESNNMLQRVIESIDGIVLPVASDFEEPVQKVNWLAGYLNECQQAKIHMEQDLEKVKEETNFLASELADAQRAMKSLEDALSAAENQISQLSEEKGEMEVAKRTVELDLQKAIDETTSQTSKFTEACATIKSLEDSLSLAENNISMITKEREEVQLSRASTEAELEKLREDITIQTSKLTETFRTVKALEDALSQAETNVSSLTEQNNRFQDDRSNLESELKKLTEEADSQTGKLTSALSTIKSLEDALSKASNDIAVLEDEKKISQQKISMLNSKLNTCMDELAGTSGSLESRSVELMHLLGDLQIIMKNESLLSMVRQHFEKQFESLKNIDLILNDITVHFVDTDLEALKSYYVMEEDSCVTKPFPYDLGNRVNSGIVNGQVNAVDVDNIPLYFKETVEEFQLRNKNLAENFEGFSIFTNEFIEALLRKLRISRDAVSSVFENMGSLKEKMKNLELLKEEHEKTIATLEQDLKILLSACTNATRELQFEVTNKLLELSSIPELEKLNSNPIQEASEAGAEDTEHQQRLDEREYAMIAEKLSLAATRAQNLAKLFESSSNVAAATIEDLQNKLVESTATSEKATEKCVILKNRVLEFETDVEALQNSCKELRLKIKDYQVMEEKLKEQEAELSALQGNLLVKDQEAEEPLMSASQWKTLFEKISRIEIPFEGSEVGGLEPHSSVDVKKLFYIVDSISELHNQLNTLSHDKEELQSMLSTRILEIENLKEETETQFRNRQDYEKMKNEMSELFFGLEKLIDIFGDHGFVGEQKSSGEQGLLPALEKQVMALLLEVDNSNSHAEELDIKLLGSQKIIDELSSKIKVLEDSLQSRTAKPEIVQERSIFEAPPPAVSEISEIEDAGPVGKNGISPVASSTASAAHVRTMRKGSTDHLALNVDLESGSLINHEETDEDKGHVFKSLNTSGLIPKQGKSAADRMDSIWVSGGRVLMSRPRARLGLIAYWLFLHIWLLGTIL from the exons atgtcAGAATCAAAGGAGCAAAATGGAGTGACAGCAGCAGAAGATGAAGAATCAAATGGAGTTGATGCTGCTCATACCAACCAG GAGGGAGGAGAGATGCGGCATGTTGAAAGCAAAGAAGACATGTTCGAAGATGCAACTGATGATATTGAAGAGAATCAGTTTCAAGAAATTGTCGATGATGCTACTCAACTACAAGAACATGGTGCTTCTTCTCCTTCTATTGATGAATTAAAAGCTATCCTTGACAAGACTCTTCAAGAAAAACAGACCCTCTCTACTGAATTAAag GAAGAAAGGGAAAGCATCGCGAGGGAAGTTTCTATTCTATGCCATGAGCTTAAGGGTTTGGCGGATAAACAGTCTTTGTCTGCTGATTATGGAAATCAGGAGGGAATGGTGGCCGGTAATGATACTTCCTTATTGCGTGAGATGTTAAGTGAGTGCTCTCAGTTTGTCAAGGTTGCATTGGATGAGCGCTTACGGACTGAGGTGGTGATAAGAGAGCTGAATCAACAGATCGAGGATCTTACAGTGAAGGCTCAGGCGGAAGAGGGTGTTGAGGTTGTTGCAGACAGGCTGTTGGCTTCACTTGGCGTGGTGGTTAATCCTGGAGAGTTGTTGGATTATTCAGTTATGGGGAAACTAGCTCATGTTGAGAGAAGTGGCTCTTTGTTAGTTGAGCATTATAGCTGGATGCTTTATGAAATCGATCAGCTTAGGGCGTGTTTAACTGAGGGAGGGTTTAATTTTGAGGGGCAGGAGTCGTTTGGGCCTGCATTGGTTTTTGCTGCTGCCCGTGGTGAGTTGGTGGAGCTCAAGAGAAAGGAAGTAGAGATGGTGGAAAAACTAGGCCATTTAGAGGATGAAAGTAGGAAATTGGTTGAACAGGCTGAGAAGGAAAAAATGACGGCAGAGGCAGCAAATGTAGAACTTGGAAGAATGAAGGTTGAACTTGAGCAGGAAAAGAACAGGTTTGCAAATACAAAGGATAAGCTTAGCATGGCCGTGACCAAGGGGAAGGCATTGGTTCAGCAACGGGATTCACTAAAGCATGCTCTGGCTGAGAAAACAAGTGAGCTTGACAAATGTCTGGCTGAATTGCAAGAGAAATCAAATGCCATTGAGACCGCAGAGCTATGCAAGGGCGAGTTGGTCAAATGTGAGAACTTGGTGGCATCATTGCAGGAAACGCTTGCACAAAGAAATGCAGTTTCTGAAAGCTTGGAAGTAGTTTTTTCTCAGATTGATGTACATGAGGGACTTCAAACCATGGATGTTGTAGAGAAATTGAAATGGTTAGCAAATGAGGTTACATCACTGCAGGGAATGCTTTCGGAAAAGAATGCAAtttttgagaactttgaagaAATTCTGTCGCACAATAATGTTCCCAAGGAGGAAACAGATCTTATTGAGAAGTTGAGATGGCATGTGAATTTGACTTCGTCACTCGAGGAAACTCTTTCACAAAGGAATAAAATTATTGACTATCTTGAAGAAAGTTTTTCTCAGATAAGTGTGCCTGTGGAACTTCAGTCAGTGGATACTGTTGAAAAGTTGAAATGGCTTGTCGAGGAGAGAAATGCACTTAAGGATAATTTGCTGGAATTCCACAAATTGAAAGATGCCTTATCTTTAATTGACCTACCTGAAACTGCTTCATCCTCTGACTTGAAAACTCGAATAGGTTGGCTCAAGGAATCAGTTAACCAATCAAAAGGTGAAATAAATGAGTTGCGGGAAGAACTTGCTAGAACAAAGACATCTGCACAAAATGAGATTGACCAGTTAAGTGCTTTGCTTTCAGCAGAGTtacaagaaaaggaatatattaaaatggagTTGGATGTCTTAGAACGCAACTTTGAAGAGGTCCGTCAAGCCTCATCCGAAAAGCATCAGATGGTGCAGATGTTGTTAGAGCGTTCTGGAATAACAACAGACAGTCTTGAACCCAATCAGACTTATTCTGATCTGCCCATGCTTATCGATAGATGCTTTGggaagataaaagaagaaaacaatttttcttcTGACACTTCTGCTGTTGCTGAAGTGTTCGAAAGTATGCAGAGTCTCTTGTATGTCAGGGATCAGGAGTTGATGCTTTGTGAGAAACTTCTTGAAGAAGACATGCTGGTGAGATCAGAGGTGATTAATCTGTCCGGTGAGCTAAAAGTGGCATCTCTAGGACTTTCTGCATTGAAGGAGGAAAAAGACACCCTGCAGAAAGATCTTGAGCGTACGGAGGAGAAATCTGCTTTACTGAGGGAGAAGTTGTCCTTGGCAGTTAAGAAAGGCAAGGGATTGGTTCAAGATAGAGAAAACCTGAAACTTGTCGTGGAAGAGAAGAAATCAGAAGTTGAGAATTTCAAACTCGAGTTACAGAAGCAAGAATCTATGGTTACTGACTGCAGGGATGAGATAAATAGATTGTCTGCTGATTTAGAGCAAATCCCAAAGTTGGAGGCTGATCTTGTTGCTGCCAAAGATCAACGTAATCAACTTGAGCAATTCTTATTGGAGAGCAATAACATGTTACAGAGAGTTATCGAATCCATTGATGGTATTGTTCTTCCTGTTGCATCTGATTTTGAAGAGCCTGTACAAAAGGTGAACTGGCTTGCAGGGTACTTGAATGAATGCCAGCAGGCTAAGATCCACATGGAGCAAGATTTGGAAAAAGTTAAGGAAGAAACTAATTTTCTGGCTAGTGAGTTAGCAGATGCCCAACGAGCAATGAAATCACTCGAAGATGCATTATCAGCTGCAGAGAACCAAATCTCTCAACTATCTGAAGAGAAAGGGGAAATGGAAGTTGCAAAAAGAACTGTTGAACTGGACCTACAAAAGGCAATAGATGAAACAACTAGTCAAACTAGCAAGTTTACTGAGGCTTGTGCTACTATAAAATCACTGGAAGATTCATTGTCACTAgcagaaaataatatttctatgaTCAccaaagagagagaagaggtcCAGCTGAGCAGAGCTTCTACCGAGGCTGAACTAGAGAAACTAAGAGAAGATATCACCATTCAAACTAGCAAACTTACTGAGACATTTAGAACTGTAAAGGCTCTTGAAGATGCACTGTCTCAGGCAGAGACCAATGTTTCTTCGCTGACTGAACAAAACAATCGTTTTCAGGATGACAGATCCAATTTGGAGAGCGAGCTAAAGAAGTTAACAGAAGAAGCTGATTCCCAGACTGGCAAACTGACATCTGCCTTGTCAACTATAAAATCACTGGAGGATGCATTGTCGAAGGCGTCAAATGATATTGCTGTGCTAGAAGATGAAAAGAAGATTTCCCAGCAGAAGATTTCTATGCTTAACTCTAAGTTGAACACATGCATGGATGAATTAGCTGGAACCAGCGGCAGCTTAGAAAGCAGGTCTGTGGAGCTCATGCATCTCCTTGGTGATCttcaaattattatgaaaaatgagAGTTTATTGTCCATGGTCAGACAACATTTTGAGAAGCAGTTTGAGAGcttgaaaaatattgatctcATTCTCAATGACATAACAGTACACTTCGTTGACACAGATCTGGAAGCACTGAAAAGTTACTATGTGATGGAg GAAGATTCGTGTGTGACAAAACCTTTTCCATATGACCTTGGCAATAGGGTGAACAGTGGAATTGTTAACGGTCAGGTGAATGCAGTGGATGTTGATAACATTCCCTTGTATTTTAAGGAGACTGTTGAAGAGTTTCAGTTGAGAAACAAAAATCTTGCAGAAAATTTTGAAGGTTTCTCAATTTTCACAAATGAATTTATTGAAGCACTATTGAGAAAATTAAGGATAAGCAGGGATGCTGTAAGTTCTGTTTTTGAAAACATGGGgtctttgaaagaaaaaatgaagaatttgGAACTGCTTAAAGAGGAACATGAGAAAACCATAGCCACATTAGAACAAGATCTTAAAATTTTGCTATCTGCTTGTACTAATGCCACTAGAGAACTGCAGTTTGAAGTTACGAACAAGCTACTGGAACTAAGCTCTATTCCTGAGCTTGAAAAGTTGAACAGTAATCCCATTCAAGAAGCAAGTGAAGCTGGTGCAGAGGACACAGAGCATCAGCAAAGGCTTGATGAAAGAGAATATGCTATGATAGCAGAGAAGTTGTCATTAGCTGCAACAAGAGCGCAAAATCTGGCTAAACTGTTTGAGAGTTCAAGTAATGTGGCAGCTGCAACAATAGAAGACTTGCAGAACAAATTGGTAGAAAGCACAGCAACTTCAGAAAAAGCCACAGAAAAATGTGTTATACTCAAAAATAGGGTTTTGGAGTTTGAGACTGATGTCGAAGCATTACAAAATTCATGCAAAGAGTTGAGACTCAAAATAAAAGACTATCAAGTTATGGAGGAAAAGTTGAAGGAACAGGAAGCTGAACTGTCAGCTTTACAAGGTAATCTGTTGGTGAAAGATCAAG AGGCCGAAGAACCTCTCATGTCAGCATCGCAATGGAAAACCCTTTTTGAGAAGATAAGTAGGATTGAAATTCCTTTTGAAGGTTCAGAAGTAGGAGGTTTGGAACCTCATAGTTCAGTTGATGTAAAGAAATTGTTTTACATTGTTGATAGCATAAGTGAGTTgcataatcaattaaatacatTATCTCATGACAAAGAAGAGCTACAATCAATGCTGTCAACAAGGATTCTTGAAATTGAGAATCTGAAAGAGGAAACTGAAACCCAATTTAGAAATAGGCAAGACTATGAAAAGATGAAGAATGAAATGTCTGAGCTATTCTTTGGTTTAGAGAAGCTTATTGATATATTTGGAGATCATGGATTTGTTGGGGAACAAAAATCCTCCGGTGAGCAGGGATTGCTGCCAGCATTGGAAAAACAGGTCATGGCCCTGCTCCTGGAAGTTGATAATTCAAATTCCCATGCTGAGGAACTCGATATAAAGTTACTTGGGAGCcagaaaattatagatgaattgtCATCTAAGATTAAAGTGCTTGAAGATTCACTTCAAAGTAGAACTGCTAAGCCAGAGATTGTTCAGGAAAGGAGCATCTTTGAGGCACCTCCACCTGCTGTCTCAGAAATATCTGAAATCGAAGATGCG